The Streptomyces rimosus genomic interval GGGTTCCACGCCGGGTACGACGGCACGCGGCCCGGGGTGGGGCGCAGCCCGACGACGTTGCAGAAGGAGGCGGGGTTGCGCAGCGACCCGCCCATGTCGGAGCCGTCGGCGATCGGCTGCATGCCCGCGGCCAAGGCGGCCGCCGCCCCGCCGCTGCTCCCGCCCGCCGAGCGCCCCAGGTCGTACGGGTTCCGCGTCACCCCGAAGACGGGGTTGAACGTATGCGAACCGGCCGCGAACTCCGGCACGTTCGTCTTGCCGATACGGATGGCCCCGGCCGCCTGAATCCGCTGGACCAGCAGTTCGTCCTCGTCCGGCACGGTCTCCGCGTACAGCGGCGAGCCGCGCGTGGTGCGCATGCCCCGGGTGAGGTGGGTGTCCTTGAAGGCGATCGGCAGTCCGTGCAGCGCCCCCACCTCCGCACCCCGCGCCAGCCGCTCGTCGGCGGCCGCGGCGGCCGCCATCGCCCCCTCGGGATCGAGTGAGACAACGGCGTTGACGCGGGGGTTGACCTCATCGATCCGGTCCAGGTGCGCCCGTACGACCTCCCGGGCGGACACCTCGCGGCGGCGGATGCGGGCGGCGAGCTCGGTGGCGTCGGCGTGGACGAGGTCGGCGGCATCAGCACCGGAGTCGCTACCGGTACCGGCACCGCTGAGATCGGCATCCCCACTCATATCCGCAACTCAACACCGTCCAGCAGCGTCCCGACCACCCCCCGGGCGCGCCCGACGGCTTCCTGGTCGCCCGTCCGCAGCCCGCGCTCCCACGCCTCCGCGGCGTCCAGGGCCGCGAGCGCGGGCAGCGCGTACCGTTCCGCGACCGTCAGCTCCCGCCCGTAACCGCGCAGGAAGGCGGCGCGCAGACCCCGGTCGGGCAGGCACGCGCCGTACGTCACCCGTACGAGGTCTTCCACCGCACACCCGAGCCGTGCCTGCGCGAATCCGGCGAGCGCCAGGCGCCGGCCCACCGCGTCCCACAGGAAGTGGTGCTCGCCGACATCGCCGTGGAGGAAGCCGGCGGGCAGCGGCGGGAGCAGGTGGAGCACCTCGGCGCGGTCGAGGATCAGGCGCCGCTCCGCCGTGTGGAGCGCGCCCGCGGCCGACAGCGCGGCCACGTGCTCCTCGGCGGCGGCCTGCCGGTCGGCGACCCAGCGGTCCGCGCCGCCCGCCGGTACCGCCGTGCCGCACGCGTCATGGAGACGGCGCAGCAGGCCGCCCGCCTGCCGGTACAGCTCCGTACGGTCGGCGCGCCCCAGCCCGGAGCCGGTCGCGCCGGCCCCCGGCGCGGCGGTGAGCAGCAGCGCGAGCCGGGCGGGGTCACTGTCGACGAGGCTGGGCGCGTGCGCGTGTCCGAGGGCGGGGACGGCATGGCGGTACGCGTGCGTCTCCCGCGTATAGCGGTCCGGCGTCGGCGCCACCTTGAGGAAGAACCGGGCCGCGTCCGCGCGCCTCAGCTCCCACACCCGGGCACCGTCCGCCCGCCACGAGACGCTGCGGACCGCGGTGATCTCGCCACCGGCCCGGCGGCGGGCCCAGGCACCGATGGTGTTCGGGACGGATTGCACAGTTCCTCCTCGGTTGACGCCGGTTCGGACGGGTGCTCGCAGAACGAGGCCCGCGGACCGTTCGTCACGGTCCCACGAGGGCCCCCTCCCGGTCGAAAGTTCGACCATCCCGTCAACCCGGCGGCCCGGCGCGGCTTCGGCCGACACGATTCACCCGCTCGTGAACAACCACCCGATCCGGGGATTGCGGTGGCCGGAAGTCGGCAGAAACGGAGCCGTGCGGCCCTGCCGAGTTATACGGTTGCGCAAGCCAGCAAGTAAATTGGACGCCACCGGGACCGCACCGCGCGCCCGCACCGAACCGCCGGGGGGACCCATATGCCAGGCACCGACTCCCTGCGCCGCACCGAGGAGACCACCGCCTTCGAGCAGGCCCTCGGCCAGGCACTCGCCGCCCCGGAAATCAAGGAAGCCCTCCGCCGCACCCCGGACGCCCCCCGCCCCGAACACCTGCGCCTCCAGGCCCACCGCGAACGCACCGCCCTCTGCGCCACCGCGGCCGCCGAGTACGAGACGTACGCAAGGCTGCGCGCCGAAGCGGACACCCCCGCCCCCGGCACCACCCCTACGGACTCCCCCACCGCGACAGCCTCCGGCGGCGGCCTGCTCCCCGCCCTCGCCGTCCTCGTACCGAGCCTGGGCGCGATCGCCGCGGTCCTCTTCCTCGCCATCGGCTTCGGCATGCGACTCGTCAGCGCCCACCGCCAGTTCGCCGACGAGCTGGTGTACGCGGGCTGGCTCGCCGCCGGCATCGCGGCAGCAGCCACCGCGGCCGACCTGGCCTGGCTCCTGGCAACAGCCGCCCGCAACCGCTCCACGGCCGACTCGCCCTCCCCCGCCACGGACGCCACCGCCCCTGGCAGCGAGGTCGCCCAGGCCCGAGCAGCCTGGCACCTGGCCCTCCTCGAACGCGGAATCGTCCCGTTCCTGCTGACCCGCGTCCAGGAGCGCGAGACGGAGCGGCCGACCGGCCGACCTGGCTACCCGGCTCCGGAGTACGGCAGTCCGGAGTATGGGCGGCCGGAGTACGGGCGGCACGAGTACGCGAGTCCGGGATACGACAGCCCGGAGTACTCGACGACGAGGTCGCCACGCTGACGCGGCGGCCGTCTCATACGCGTCGGCAACCCCAGTCGTAATGGGATTCATTTTCATGTAGCCTCGGTCGCGCCATCCGGTGCGGAGCGCCGCGCGACCGCACCCACCCCCACCCCGGAGAGGTCCCGCGACCATGGCCGTCCCCAAGCGGAAGATGTCCCGCAGCAACACCCGCCACCGCCGCGCCCAGTGGAAGGCCCGCACGCCCGCGCTGGTCCCGGTGACCGTCGACGGGTCCGTGTACCAGGTCCCGCGCCGGCTGGCGAAGGCGTACGAGCGCGGTCTGCTGCGGCCGGAGGGCTGAGGGCCGTGGAACGGCGGACGCCGCTGCCCGTCACCGTGCTCTCCGGGTTTCTCGGCGCGGGGAAGACGACCCTGCTCAACCATGTCCTGCACAACCGGTCGGGGCTGCGGGTCGCGGTGATCGTCAACGACATGAGCGAGGTCAACATCGACGCCGCGCTGGTGCGCGGCGGCACGGCCGCCCTGTCGCGGACCGAGGAGCGGCTGGTCGAGATGACCAACGGGTGCATCTGCTGCACCCTGCGCGACGACCTGCTGGAGGAGGTCGACCGGCTCGCGCGCGAGGGGCGGTTCGACTACCTGCTGATCGAGTCCAGCGGGATCTCCGAGCCGATGCCGGTGGCCGCGACCTTCGCGTTCCCGCGCGACGACGGCGCGACGCTGGGCGAGGTGGCCCGGCTGGACACCATGGTCACCGTGGTGGACGCCGCCAACTTCCACACGGAACTGGCGGGCGGCGACGGGCTCGCCGAGCGCGGGCTCGCGCCGTACGAGGACGACGAGCGTACGGTCAGCGATCTGCTCGTGGACCAGGTCGAGTTCGCCGACGTGATCGTCCTCAACAAGCTGGACCTGGTGAGCGAGGAGCAGGCGGCGCGGCTGCGGGCGGCGCTCGGGCGCCTCAACCCGGTGGCCCGGATCGTGCCCGCCCGGCACGGCCGGGTGGCGCCCGCCGAGATCCTGGGGACCGGCCGCTTCGACCTGGAGCGCGCCCAGCAGGCGCCCGGCTGGGTCATGGAGCTGAACGGCGAACACGTACCGGAGACCGAGGAGTACGGGATCTCCAGCACGGTGTTCCGCGCCACGCGCCCCTTCCATCCGGGGCGGCTGTGGACGTTCGTCACGGAGGGGATGGACAGCGGCGCGTACGGGGAGATCCTGCGGTCCAAGGGGTTCTTCCGGCTCGCCGGGCGGCCCGGGGTGACCGGCCTGTGGTCGCAGGCGGGGTCCGTCGCGCGGTTCGAGCCGTCGGGGGCGGCCGGGGCGGCGGGAAGCTCCGAGGACGTGCAGGAACTGGTCTTCATCGGGGTCGGGCTGCGGGGCGGCGCTCTGCGCGCGGCTCTCGGCCGCTGTCTCGTCACGGACGGCGAGGTGCGTGCCGCGGACTACGGCAACGATCTGTTCCCGCCCTGGGAGACGTACGGCGTGGACGGCACCTGTGAGCACGAGGACGTGCCGGCGTGGGCGGCCGGCTGACCCGGCAGCGGGCCTCCGTCCTGCGCGTGCTGACCGCGTGCCAGGACTTCGTGTCGGCCCAGGAACTGCACGTGCGCCTGGTGACCGCCGACATCCCCGTCGGGCTGTCCACCGTTTACCGCACCCTGCGCGACCTGGAGCGGACCGGGCAGGTCGATGTCGTACGGGACGAGGCGGGCGAGCGCCTGTACCGGCCGCGCCCCGCCGACGGCCACCGGCACTATCTGATCTGCCGCCGCTGCGGACGCAGCCGCCCGCTCGACTCCGACGTGGTGGAGCGCTGGGCCGAGCGGGTCGGTGCGGAGAGCGGCTACAGCGCGGTCCAGCACACCGTGGAGCTGAGCGGCATCTGCGGGCGGTGCACGGGCAGGTGCGCGTAGCCGGGTACCTGCGGTCCCAGAGGCACCGTGCGGGAAATTCCCGCCCTCCCGGCAACCCCCGCCCCCGCCGCACGTCGTGACGGGTGAGGGCGCCATCCGGCGCCGCCCCGCCGATCGTGGAGCAGCCACCGTGAACGACTCCCGCACCTCCGCCTCGCCCCTCTCCTCCTGCCCGCCCGCCACCTCGCACGCGCCCGCCGGGCGTGCGGCCCGTAGCCGGATACGGAGTGCCGTGACCGCCGGGCTGCTGGTGACGGTCGCCCTGCCGGCGCTGTCCCTGACCGGTACGGCATACGCCGAGGACTCGGCCCCGAGGCCGAAGGCCCCCAGTGCCGCCGCCCCGGCAGCGCAGGCGCCCAGCGCCGCCGCCCCGAAGGACGCGCGGGATTCCGCGCACCGGCCGAGCCCGGTTCCGTCCCACCCGTCCCAGTCGGCCCGTCCGTCCCACCCCTCCGCGCAGCCGAGCGCCGCATCGAGCGCCGCGCCGGCCCCCGCCCGGGACGAGCTCGCCGAGACGGGCGCCTCGACCACCACGAACGTGGCACTGGGCGCCGGTGCCGCGCTGCTGATCGCCGTGGGCGGCGGCGCCGTCTACGCTGCCCGTCGCCGTCGCACCAACTGAGGCCACCGCCTCCCCGACGGCCGAGGAACCGATGCAGTTCACCGCCGCCGCGCTCGTCGCCCCGGTACGGCCCGCCGTACCGGGGCCTTGGCGCGCCCTGGGTCGGCGCCTGCTCCTGCGTGGCGCCCGCCCCACCACCCTGGCCGCCGCGCACACCGTCGCCGGGCCGCCCGCCGGAAGCGCCGGCGACCACTCCAGCCCCACCATCACGGACCTCTACCACGCGCACCGGCTGTCCATGGTGCGGCTGGCGGTGCTGCTGGTGGACGACCGGGCCACCGCCGAGGACGTCGTCCAGGACGCGTTCGCGGCCCTCTACAAGCGCCACGGCGAACGGCTGGACGAGGTCGACAACGCCCTGGCGTACCTCCGTACCGCCGTCGTCAACGCGGCCCGCTCGGTGCTCCGGCGACGGCGTACGGCGCGCGACTACACGCCCCCGTACGAGACGGACGCGCCGTCCGCCGAGGAGCGCGTCGTCCTCGACGAGGAGCACCGCGAGGTCCTCGCCGCCCTCGGCCGGCTGACCGCCCGCCGCCGCGAGGTGCTCGTCCTGCGCTACTGGGGCGAGCTGACCGAGGCCCAGATCGCGGCGACCCTCGGGATCAGCCGCGGCTCGGTGAAGTCGATCGCCAGCCGGGCGCTGGATTCGCTGGAGAAGATGTTGGAGGAGGGGGAATGAGGGATCACCAGACCGGGGCTGGGGGCGGGGCGCGGGCCGGGGCCGATGGCGGTTCCGGTGGCGGCGCTGGTGCCGGAGGCGGCGCTATCGCCGATGGCGGCGCCCGTGCCGGTGGCGGCGCTGATGCCGGTGGTGCCGGAGGCGCCGATGGCGGCGCTGGTGCCGGTGCCGCCCGCGGTGGGCGGCCGGTCGAGGCGCGGCTGCGGGCCGCCTTCGCGGCGCGCGCCGGGCAGGTCGACCTCCGTGATCTGCGGCCCGCCGCGCCGCCCGGCCCCCACCTGCGCCGCGTTCCGTTCCTGCGCCGCGCACCGCTCACGGGCCGACGGCTACGGCGTCTCGCCCTGCCACTGGCGGCAGCGGCCACCGCGACCGCCGCCGCCGTGGGCTACCTCGCCCTCGCCCCGGACGGCCCCCAGCAGCCGCACCCCGCGCCCGCCTCGACCCCGCGCCCCGTACCGCCGAGCCCCACCCCTTCCCCGGCCTCCCCCAGCCCTCGTCCCACCCCCAGCGCCTCCACCGCGCGCCCCAGCACCCCGCCTACTCGATCAGGCGCCACGCCGTACCCCACCACCCCCTCCGTCCCTTCCGACCCCGCAGCTCAGCGCGCCGGCCGGTCCCCGGGCCCGCGGCAAGGGGCCACCGCATCGCCCTCCGATGCGCGCGACCGCCCCGGAGCGGACGTGACCGGCCGGGCGCCCGTGCCGTCCACCGCGCCGGACCGCTGACGGCGCGGGCAGGAGGAGCCGCGTACCACCCCCCGCCGCCCATTTCCGCCCGGCGCGACGAGCCGTACCTCGTTCGTGTCGAAGTTCGTGCGGAATTCGCCCCCACCACACAATTCACGGGCTTTGCGGAATTCGGCACTCTTTGCCGTGCCGACGGGAATCGCCGCACGGCGCCGTCCACCCGCCCGTTCCGGGTTCCGCAACCCGCCCAGCGCTCATTTCCGGCCGTCCTCGGGCGTACGTTGCGCCACTTTTCCCCGTCGCCGTCCACCTGCCCCGGGCCGCGGCCACCCTCCGCCCACCGTGGCCGCACGGGTCGCGCGCCACCCTCCGTACCCCGCTCCCGCACCCGCCTCCCGGGCACCGCGCTCCGGAATTGCCACCCTTTGTCGTCTTCGCACTCCGTCCGCATGGCTGCGCCCGGAGCCGGTGGCCCGGTAGGCTTTCCGTGTGATCTTCAAGCGCATCGGAAATGGGCGGCCGTACCCGGACCACGGCCGGGAGAGCACCCGCCAGTGGGCGGATGTTGCCCCTCGCCCGGTACGCCTTGACCAGTTGGTGACGACCAAGCAGCAGCTCGACCTGGAGACGCTGCTCGCCGAGGACTCCACCTTCTACGGCGACCTCTTCGCGCACGTCGTGAAGTGGCAGGGCGACCTCTACCTGGAAGACGGGCTGCACCGCGCCGTGCGCGCGGCCCTCCAGCAACGCCAGGTGCTGCACGCCCGCGTTCTGGAACTGGGCTGACGCACCGCCGGAGCCCGCCCGACACGGCCCCGCCCCCTGTTCGGCGGAACGTATTGGCCCTTTCGGGTGGGGTCTCCCGCCACGCATTGATCATTTAGTAGGCATGGCCCCTGCGTCCCACTACGCTGCGGACATGAGCATGCTGACGCCCCCCGGCATGGGCGGTAAGAAGTACCGCATCACGGGCGACAGGTATCCGCGGATGCGCCGTCCCCGTCACCGCCGGCGGATCACCCTGGTGATCGCTGCCGCCGTCTGCGCCCTCGCCCTGGCCGGGTGGGGCACGTTGCAGCTCATCGATGTCTTCGGCGGCAGGGGCGGCACGGCCCAGGCCGCGCAGGACAAGAAGAAATGCCCTCCGGACGGCGCTCAGCAGGCCGGTTCGGCGTCGTCGTCCGGTACGGGCAAGCCGTTGCCCAAGCCCGCCGACGTCAGCGTCAATGTCTTCAACGCGACGGCGCGCGGCGGCCTGGCCAAGACGACCGCCGACGAGCTGAAGAAGCGCGGCTTCAAGGTCGGCAAGGTGGGCAACGCGCCGCCCGCCTACGACAAGAAGGTCAAGGGCACGGGCGTGTTCCTGGGCGCGCAGACGGCGTCCGACGGCGCCCGGAAGGTGCTGGGCACGCAGCTCGAAGGCGCGGAGTCCAAGACGGACACCCGTAAGACCGGGGACGTCGACCTGATCATCGGCGACACGTTCAAGGCCCTGGCCGAACCGGCCGCCGCCCAGAAGTCGCTCACCGCGCTGACGGCGCCGTCGAAGACGGCACCGGGTTGCCGGAGCTGAGCGGGCCGGAAACCGGGCGGGCGGAGCCACTGAGCCCCGGGGCGGGGACTGCTGAGCCCCGAGGCAAGGGCCGCTGAACCGCGGGGCGGGGCCGCGGCCCGTGCCGTACGGCCGACCCGACGCCACAACAGCCCGCCGAGCCGAAGAAGCCCCCCGGCCCGCCGGACCGAAGCCCTTCTAGCCCGCCGTGCCGTACATCCGGTCGCCCGCGTCGCCCAGGCCGGGGACGATGTAGCGGTCGGGGTTCAGGCACTCGTCCACGGCCGCCGTGACGACCGTCACCGGCGCGCCGGCCAGCTCGCGCTCCATCACCTCGACGCCCTCGGGCGCGGCCAGCAGGCAGATCGCGGTGACGTCGTCCGCACCGCGGTTGATCAGCTCGCGGATCGCCGCGACCAGCGTGCCGCCGGTGGCCAGCATCGGGTCCACCACGTACACCTGGCGGCCGGAGAGGTCGTCCGGCATGCGCGTGGCGTACGTGTGGGCCTCGTACGTTTCCTCGTTGCGGACCATGCCCATGAAGCCGACCTCGGCCGTGGGCAGCAGCCGGACCATGCCGTCCAGCATGCCCAGCCCGGCGCGCAGGATCGGCACGACCAGCGGGCGGGGGTGGGACAGCCGCACTCCGGTGGTCGCCGTCACCGGGGTGTCGATGTCGACCTGCTCGGTCCGCACATCGCGGGTGGCCTCGTACGCGAGCAGGGTGACCAGCTCGTCGGCGAGGCGCCGGAAGGTCGGGGAATCGGTGCGCTTGTCGCGCAGGGTAGTGAGTTTGTGCGCCACCAGCGGGTGGTCGACGACGTGGATCCGCATGACATCGACACTAGCCGAGGTCAGAAGCGGCGGCGCCCGCCCCGTGGGCGCCGGGCGGGCCGGGAACGGATTCCACCGCGCTGGCATCGAACCACCGGTCCGGGGGAAAGTGGGCACAAACGCCCGGTCTGTCGCACCGGCGCCGGGCATGGACCTCGTCCCAGGGCGGTGTACGGCGTGCCAGACGGGAATGGGAGCGGAAGCGGGAGCGTCCGTGGCGCTGGACGCTCGGGGCGTGGCGCAGGCGCCGGGGGCCGCGAAGGCGCCGGCAACGGCGGACGCGCCGGTGGCGGCGCGGGCGAAGACGTACGCGGAAGCGGGGGCGCGGACGGGTACGCGGGGACGAACGCCGGTACGAACACGGGCGGGAACGCGGGCGGAGACACGAGCGGAAACGCGGCCCGCCGCCGTACCGGCAGAGCGGGCCGAGGCGCCCGCGATCGTATGCAATCGCCGGCGCCCTCTCCCCCGAACCCCACCCACGCCCTCACCGAGCCCCCCGAGTCCTCCGAAGCCTCCGAAGCCCCTGAACCCGACGGCCTGGCCACCGGCGGCGAGAACGACGCGGCGCGCCGGCGGCGGCGCGCCCAGTTCCTCCGCGACCTCAACGAGGCCAAAGAGCTGCGCGACCGCGTCCAGCCGCGCCGCGCCCGGGCGGCCCGGATGCGTCAGGCCATGAGAATGCGCACGTTCCGCTGGTAGCCGAACGCCTCTTTCGCCCCATCAGAACCTTCCGCCCCACCCGACGTGAGCCACATCTCTCGGAACGGCCGCACGACGCAACGCCGAAGACCCCGCGCAATCGCGTTGTTTCTGCCACGATTCCGATGGGCGGGGACCTGCGGCGCGAAGGCGTCGCCCCGTCCGGCCCGGCACGCCTATGACCAGTGGGAGAGTCACGGTGTACTTCGCCGCACTGCTCGCGCGCACCGAAGACGGGTGGGAAGCGAGCGACACGGAGCTCGACAATGTGGAGACCCTGACCGATCTGGCCGACCTGGCCCGTGAGGCAGCGGTCGACGACGACACGGTGGTGGCATACATCGAGCAGGAAGGCACATGGTTCGGCGTCGTCCGCGTGGACGGCGAGGACGATCCGCGGATCTTCATCTCGAACGCCGCCGCCGCTGCCCGCAGCTCGTACGGTGCGATGCTCACCGACGAACTGCTCGGCCGCGACGAGGACGGCGCCGACGACCTCGACAGCCTCGACCTGGACGGTACGGAGGACGGCGAACCCGACATGGCGGACGGCGGAGGCGGGGAGGAGACGGTCACGGCCGGCGACACACCCGTCGTACCGCACGGCCCGCTCGGCGACCCGGACCTGCTGGCCGACCTGGGCATCGGCGGCAAGGAGCTGCTCGCCCTCGACACCGACGCGCTGTCCGAGATCGCCGATGCCCTCGGCTGCACGGACGTCCTGGAGGCCGTCAGGTAACGCCCGTCACGGACACTGGGGGCATGACCGCCCCCGTGCCCGGCCCCCTTCCCGCCTCGTCGCTCCACACCCCGGCGCCCGACCCACTGCGCGATCCCTGGACCGCCGCGATGCGACAGGCGCTGGACGAGGCCGCCCTCGCCCCCGGGACCGGTGACGTCCCGGTGGGCGCCGTCGTGCTGTCCGCGGACGGCACGGTGATCGGCACCGGCCGCAACGAGCGCGAGGCGACCGGTGACCCCACCGCCCACGCCGAGGTGCTCGCCATCCGGGAGGCCGCCCGCACGGTCGGCTCGTGGCGGCTGACCGGCTGCACGCTCGTCGTCACCCTGGAGCCGTGCACAATGTGCGCGGGCACCATCGTCCTGTCCCGCCTCGACCGCGTCGTCTACGGCGCGTCCGACGAGAAGGCGGGCGCCGTCGGCTCCCTCTGGGACGTCGTACGCGACCGCCGCCTCAACCACCGCCCCGAAGTGATCACCGGCGTCCTCGCCGCCCCCTGCGCCACCCTCCTGACCACCTTCTTCCGCTCCCGCTGACCCCTCCTCTCCCACTCCCCCGGATACCGATTTCGGCGTACGGCCCCCCGTGGGCTAGAGTTCCTCTCGGTAGCGTGTCCGAGCGGCCGAAGGAGCGCGCCTCGAAAGCGCGTGAGGGGGCAACTCCTCCGTGGGTTCAAATCCCACCGCTACCGCTCACAACACCCCTCTGATCTGCGGAGACGCGGTCAGGGGGGTGTTTTTGCATGGCGGAGCGCCAGGCGGTGCCAGGTGATGCTTCAAGCGGTGCACGTGCTGAAGCTCGGGCCCTTCAGGAATGAAGCGCTTCCCGCAGCGCCCGCACCTGATCCGTCAGGTTGCGCTCGCTGATACGAGCCGTCGGAAACAGCACGTCGAACCCGTGCACGGCGCCCGGGACCTGGATCAGTTCCGTGGTGACGCCGGCGGCGCCGAGACGTTCGGCGTACCGGTGGCCCTCGTCGCGCAGCGGGTCCACCTCGGCCACGACGACGAAGGCGGGCGGCAGGCCGCTGAGGTCGGGGGCCTGGGCCGGGGAAGCGTAGGTTTCCAGGTCCTGGTCGCCGACGTAGTGGCGCCAGGCGAGCCGTGTCGCGTCCCGGTCGAGGATCGGCGTATCGGTGAACTCACGCGCGGAGGCGCTTGTCGTGCCGCCGTCCACGGCGGGGTACATCAGCAGTTGGAGGGCCACCTTCGGCCCGCCGAGGTCGCGGGCGCGCAGGACGGTGGAGGCCGCGAGGTTTCCTCCGGCGCTCACTCCCGCGACGGCGATGCGGCCGGGGTCGCCGCCGATCCGGGCCGCGTGATCGGCGAGCCAGGTCAGGGCCGCGTAGGCGTCATCGGCCGCGGCCGGGTACGGGTGTTCGGGTGCGAGGCGGTAGTCGACGGAGACGACGACGGCCTCGGCGTCCAGGGCGTACCGCAGGGCGTGGTCCTCCTCGGCTTCGGGTGAGCCGTAAGTAAAGGCACCGCCGTGCAGGTAGAGGACGACCGGCAGCACATCGCCCGTGGCGGGCGCGACCGGGCGGTAGACGCGCAGACGCAGCTGCCCGCCGGGCCCGGGGATGAACAGGTCCTCGACCTTGGCCCGGTCGTCGGCGGTCGTGTCGGGGCGCTCCCGCAGAAGCTGGTACCGCTCGGGATTCGCCAGTACGGAAGCCAGGCCGTGGACGGGGAAGATGCCCGTGTCGGACGTTTCGAGCAGCGACTGGATCTCGGGGTCGACCGGGGGAACGGACATGGCTGGCCGCCGCCTTTCGTGTGTGGGAGTACGGAACTGCCATCAGTTTCGCCAGCTCGCGAGCGCGACAGAAGTGGCCCAGGGGCCACTATGTGCAACTATCGGGCCATGACAGTCGCCGCCCTCCAGCAAGCCGCTCACCAGGCCCCATACCGGGCCCCTCACCAGGTCGTGGTGCTCGCCCTCGCGCCGGTGGTCGCCTTCGACCTGAGCATCCCGGCCCAGATGCTCGCCATGGTGGACTCGCAGGCGGGCGGCGCGGCATATGACGTACGGACCGCCACGCCGGACGGCTCCGCGGTCGCGACGGTGAACGGGTACGGCGTCACGCCCCACGGGGACCTGTCCCTGCTGGAACACGCCGACACCGTGATCGTCGCGGGCACCCGCTGCCCGGACGTGCTCGACGACGGGGTACTGGACGCCCGTATCGCGGAGGCGTTGCGGGCGGCCCGGCGCCGGGCCCGGATGGTGTCCCTGTGCACCGGGGCGTTCGTGCTCGCGGCCGCCGGGCTGCTGGAGGGGCACCGGGCGGCGACGCACTGGCGCTACGCCGATCGGTTCAGGCGGCTGTTTCCCGCGGTCGAGCTCGACATCGATCCGCTGTACGTGGCCGATCGCGGGGTCCTGACGTCCGCCGGCGGTGCGGCGGCGATCGATCTGTGCCTGCATCTGATCCGGGAAGACCACGGCAGTTCGGTGGCCAACCGGATAGCCCGGTACAACGTCGTCGCGCCCATGCGGGAGGGCGGGCAGGCCCAGTACATCGACCGCCCGGTCCCGGAGGACGCGGGCATGTCGACGGCCGCGGCGCGGGCGCTGATGACGGAGCATTTGGACCGGCGGCTGTCCCTCAAAGATCTCGCGGCGCACTGTCACATGAGCGTCCG includes:
- a CDS encoding alpha/beta hydrolase produces the protein MSVPPVDPEIQSLLETSDTGIFPVHGLASVLANPERYQLLRERPDTTADDRAKVEDLFIPGPGGQLRLRVYRPVAPATGDVLPVVLYLHGGAFTYGSPEAEEDHALRYALDAEAVVVSVDYRLAPEHPYPAAADDAYAALTWLADHAARIGGDPGRIAVAGVSAGGNLAASTVLRARDLGGPKVALQLLMYPAVDGGTTSASAREFTDTPILDRDATRLAWRHYVGDQDLETYASPAQAPDLSGLPPAFVVVAEVDPLRDEGHRYAERLGAAGVTTELIQVPGAVHGFDVLFPTARISERNLTDQVRALREALHS
- a CDS encoding GlxA family transcriptional regulator produces the protein MTVAALQQAAHQAPYRAPHQVVVLALAPVVAFDLSIPAQMLAMVDSQAGGAAYDVRTATPDGSAVATVNGYGVTPHGDLSLLEHADTVIVAGTRCPDVLDDGVLDARIAEALRAARRRARMVSLCTGAFVLAAAGLLEGHRAATHWRYADRFRRLFPAVELDIDPLYVADRGVLTSAGGAAAIDLCLHLIREDHGSSVANRIARYNVVAPMREGGQAQYIDRPVPEDAGMSTAAARALMTEHLDRRLSLKDLAAHCHMSVRTFTRRFRQETGLSPAEWFAAARLRHARHLLESTELPVDDIAAKTGMGSGTNLRQHMRAALNTTPSAYRRAFRSAGA